Proteins from a genomic interval of Rhodopseudomonas julia:
- the cas7c gene encoding type I-C CRISPR-associated protein Cas7/Csd2 yields the protein MPDLTQRHDFVLIFDVKNGNPNGDPDAGNLPRLDPETGHGLVSDVSLKRKIRNYVEIAHGGESGRAIYVQEGAILNEKHREAYKAIRPGEKVDGAKLNPHGDEEADKLRRFMCDNFFDVRTFGAVMSTGINCGQVRGPVQMTFAQSAEPIVPQEISITRMAATTAREKEERREGEADDDNARTENRTMGRKHIVPYGVYRAHGFISAKLAERTGFSDDDLALLMEALEAMFEHDHSAARGEMATRKLIVFRHATALGNAPAHSLFDRVKIWRAFKGETYEPGSERLDNAPPARAFSDYAVTIDRENLPDGVEIIERL from the coding sequence ATGCCTGATCTTACGCAACGCCACGACTTCGTTCTGATCTTCGACGTCAAGAACGGCAATCCGAACGGCGATCCCGATGCGGGAAACCTGCCCCGACTCGATCCGGAAACGGGTCACGGCCTCGTCTCTGACGTCAGCCTGAAGCGCAAGATCCGCAATTACGTAGAGATCGCACATGGAGGAGAAAGCGGCCGGGCCATCTACGTGCAAGAAGGCGCAATCCTGAACGAGAAGCACCGCGAGGCCTACAAGGCCATTCGGCCGGGCGAAAAGGTCGATGGCGCGAAGCTCAACCCCCACGGTGACGAGGAAGCCGACAAGCTGCGCCGCTTCATGTGCGACAATTTCTTCGATGTCCGCACCTTCGGGGCCGTCATGTCGACAGGCATCAATTGCGGTCAGGTGCGTGGCCCTGTGCAGATGACCTTTGCCCAATCGGCCGAGCCAATCGTTCCGCAGGAGATTTCCATCACCCGCATGGCCGCGACCACCGCCAGAGAAAAAGAAGAACGCCGCGAAGGCGAGGCCGATGACGACAATGCCCGCACGGAAAACCGCACCATGGGCCGCAAGCACATTGTCCCCTATGGCGTTTATCGCGCTCATGGCTTCATCTCTGCAAAACTTGCGGAGCGCACCGGCTTCTCGGACGATGACCTGGCACTCCTCATGGAAGCGCTGGAAGCCATGTTCGAGCATGACCATTCAGCCGCACGCGGCGAGATGGCGACCAGGAAGCTCATCGTCTTCCGCCATGCGACCGCGCTCGGCAATGCGCCCGCCCATAGCCTCTTCGATCGCGTCAAGATCTGGCGCGCCTTCAAGGGCGAGACGTACGAGCCGGGCAGCGAACGCCTCGACAACGCGCCTCCCGCCCGCGCCTTTTCTGACTATGCCGTGACGATCGACCGGGAGAACCTGCCGGACGGGGTGGAGATCATCGAGCGGCTGTGA
- the gloA gene encoding lactoylglutathione lyase gives MKYLHTMVRIKDVDQSLDFYCNKLGMEEVRRSESEKGRFTLIFLAAPDDKARAETERAPLLELTYNWDPEEYDGGRNFGHLAFATDNIYDTCQKLMDGGVTINRPPRDGHMAFVRSPDGISIELLQKGDALPPAEPWASMQNTGSW, from the coding sequence ATGAAATATCTGCACACTATGGTGCGCATCAAAGACGTCGACCAGTCGCTCGACTTCTACTGCAACAAGCTCGGGATGGAAGAGGTCCGCCGCAGCGAGAGCGAGAAAGGCCGCTTCACGCTGATCTTCCTCGCAGCGCCGGATGACAAGGCCCGTGCGGAGACGGAACGCGCACCGCTCCTGGAGCTCACTTACAACTGGGACCCGGAAGAATACGACGGCGGCCGGAATTTCGGCCATCTCGCCTTCGCTACGGACAACATCTACGACACCTGCCAGAAGTTGATGGATGGCGGTGTGACGATCAACCGCCCCCCGCGCGACGGCCATATGGCGTTCGTGCGCTCGCCGGACGGGATCTCGATCGAGCTTCTGCAAAAAGGCGACGCGTTGCCGCCGGCCGAGCCCTGGGCCTCGATGCAGAACACCGGCTCCTGGTAA
- a CDS encoding SIR2 family NAD-dependent protein deacylase — translation MAQIQTDNDTLSGEVAHLQRLVDEAKAIVAFCGAGISTESGIPDFRSPGGIWSKMEPITYQEFMASEEVRLEDWRRRFMLDEIYSKAEPNIAHRVLAHLVAEGRSPGVVTQNVDGLHQRAGLPPEYLVELHGNATYAHCLDCREPFTLGEVHKMIEAKGESPRCPDCGGFIKSAIISFGEAMPEHEMRRAFELAKECDLMIVLGSSLVVHPAATIPLVAKQSGARLVILNREETPLDDVADSCFSGEIGALLSALFPELRGGAQGKP, via the coding sequence ATGGCACAGATCCAAACTGACAATGACACGCTCTCGGGTGAGGTCGCGCATCTCCAGCGTCTGGTCGATGAGGCGAAGGCGATCGTCGCCTTCTGCGGGGCCGGTATTTCGACCGAATCAGGAATTCCAGATTTTCGTTCGCCCGGTGGTATCTGGTCGAAGATGGAGCCGATCACCTACCAGGAATTCATGGCGAGCGAGGAGGTGCGGCTTGAGGATTGGCGGCGGCGTTTCATGCTCGACGAAATCTATTCGAAGGCCGAGCCGAACATCGCGCACCGTGTCCTTGCCCATCTCGTTGCGGAAGGGCGCTCGCCGGGGGTGGTCACCCAAAATGTCGACGGATTGCACCAACGGGCCGGCCTGCCGCCCGAATATCTCGTCGAGCTTCACGGCAATGCCACCTATGCGCATTGTCTCGACTGCCGCGAGCCCTTCACGCTCGGCGAAGTCCATAAAATGATCGAAGCGAAAGGTGAAAGCCCGCGCTGCCCCGATTGCGGTGGTTTCATCAAGAGCGCGATCATTTCCTTCGGCGAGGCGATGCCCGAACATGAGATGCGGCGGGCATTCGAGCTTGCCAAGGAATGCGATTTGATGATCGTCCTCGGCTCGTCGCTGGTGGTCCATCCGGCAGCTACAATACCGCTCGTTGCCAAGCAGTCTGGAGCACGACTGGTGATTTTGAATCGGGAGGAGACGCCTCTCGACGACGTCGCGGACAGCTGTTTTTCGGGCGAGATCGGTGCGCTTCTTAGTGCTTTATTTCCCGAGCTCCGCGGTGGTGCACAAGGAAAGCCGTGA
- a CDS encoding acetolactate synthase large subunit, with the protein MNGAHSLVRTLLNQGVDTCFANPGTSEMHFVAALDQIDGMRCVLGLQENVVTGMADGYARIAGRPACTLLHCGPGLANGLANLHNARRARAAIVNIVGDQATYHRPHDAPLTMDTSSLAHTVSGFVRSSSSAADVGRDAAAATQAARALPGQVATLILPSDTCWSEGGIVAEALPALPAAPLDPHSIETAARMLQSGRETLILLGGAGLLQPAQELAWRVAQATGATLMADFVCGQVARGQGRVPLARVPYVAEAARAALERFEQIILVAAKPPVSFFGYPGQPSIEYRAEAELQTLARGDQDVVVALQALIDELGAPPAAMPDPGPRPEVAHGAPTSEGLARTVAALMPENAILCEEAISYSRGLYDETYAAPAHDMLHLAGGAIGDGMPVATGAAVAGAGRRVINLQADGSAMYTIQSLWTQARERLPVTTVILNNRQYAILLGEYANVGATPGATAMQMLDLGNPDLGWIQLAEGMGVEAARAKTLEELADLMRASFGREGPFLIELMI; encoded by the coding sequence ATGAACGGCGCACATAGCCTCGTCAGAACCCTCCTCAATCAAGGCGTCGACACCTGTTTCGCCAATCCCGGGACGAGCGAGATGCACTTCGTCGCGGCGCTCGACCAGATCGACGGCATGCGCTGTGTCCTCGGGCTGCAGGAGAACGTCGTCACGGGGATGGCCGATGGCTATGCGCGGATCGCTGGCAGGCCGGCCTGCACGCTTCTGCATTGCGGGCCTGGCCTCGCGAACGGCCTCGCCAATCTCCACAACGCGCGCCGGGCAAGAGCCGCGATCGTCAACATCGTCGGTGACCAGGCGACGTATCATCGCCCGCACGACGCGCCACTGACGATGGATACGAGCAGCCTCGCCCATACGGTTTCCGGCTTCGTGCGTTCTTCAAGCTCTGCTGCCGATGTCGGGCGGGATGCCGCGGCCGCGACGCAGGCCGCGCGTGCGCTGCCTGGGCAGGTCGCGACCCTGATCCTGCCGTCCGATACGTGCTGGAGCGAGGGCGGGATCGTGGCCGAGGCTCTGCCGGCGCTGCCCGCGGCACCGCTCGATCCCCATTCCATCGAGACGGCCGCGCGGATGCTGCAGAGCGGCCGCGAGACCCTCATCCTCCTCGGTGGGGCCGGGCTGCTCCAGCCGGCCCAGGAGCTCGCCTGGCGCGTGGCGCAAGCGACGGGTGCCACACTCATGGCGGATTTCGTCTGCGGGCAGGTGGCGCGAGGGCAGGGCCGCGTGCCGCTCGCCCGGGTTCCTTATGTGGCCGAAGCGGCGCGGGCCGCGCTTGAGCGATTCGAGCAGATTATTCTCGTCGCGGCAAAGCCGCCGGTCTCCTTCTTCGGGTATCCCGGTCAGCCCTCGATCGAATATCGCGCGGAGGCAGAGCTGCAGACATTGGCGCGCGGCGACCAGGATGTTGTGGTCGCGCTCCAGGCGCTCATCGATGAGCTTGGAGCTCCTCCTGCGGCAATGCCGGATCCGGGACCGCGGCCGGAGGTGGCACACGGCGCGCCGACGTCTGAAGGTCTGGCCCGCACCGTCGCGGCCCTGATGCCGGAGAATGCCATCCTCTGCGAGGAGGCTATCTCCTATAGCCGTGGCTTGTACGATGAGACCTATGCCGCGCCGGCGCACGACATGCTGCACCTCGCCGGCGGAGCGATTGGCGATGGCATGCCCGTCGCGACGGGAGCTGCTGTTGCAGGCGCGGGGCGTCGGGTGATCAATCTCCAGGCCGACGGTTCGGCCATGTACACGATCCAATCGCTGTGGACGCAGGCGCGCGAGCGACTGCCGGTCACGACCGTCATCTTGAACAACCGCCAATATGCGATCCTGCTCGGCGAGTACGCCAATGTCGGTGCGACGCCGGGAGCGACGGCGATGCAGATGCTCGACCTCGGCAATCCCGATCTCGGCTGGATCCAGCTTGCCGAAGGCATGGGTGTCGAGGCCGCACGCGCAAAAACGCTGGAGGAGCTTGCAGACCTGATGCGGGCAAGCTTCGGGCGCGAGGGGCCGTTCCTGATCGAATTGATGATCTGA
- the cas1c gene encoding type I-C CRISPR-associated endonuclease Cas1c: protein MKKLLNTLYVTTEGAVLRKDGENAVVSVDGIERARVPFHMLASIVLFGPIAVSPAMIGAAAAQGMTIVLLDRVGRFQARIEGPVSGNVLLRRAQYAASETPADIVRALLLGKIANQRTVLMRGLRDHSTGLNEEARQALESAVARLAQILRRVELGGGDAEALRGAEGEAAALYFTVFDHLIRVEDGNMRFRGRSRRPPLDPVNALLSFLYTLLTHDCRGAAEAVGLDPAVGFLHRDRPGRPSLALDLMEELRPVLADRLALSLINRRQLAADDFETREGGAVIMRDEARRTVLTAWQERKREELLHPFLGEKAPLGLVPYIQAQMLSRHLRGDLDAYPPWFWK, encoded by the coding sequence GTGAAGAAGCTCCTCAACACCTTGTACGTCACTACCGAGGGAGCTGTGCTGCGCAAGGACGGAGAGAACGCTGTCGTCTCCGTCGATGGTATTGAGCGGGCGCGCGTTCCCTTCCACATGCTCGCCTCGATCGTTCTCTTCGGCCCGATCGCCGTCTCGCCCGCGATGATCGGGGCGGCGGCGGCGCAGGGCATGACGATCGTGCTTCTCGACCGCGTCGGCCGTTTTCAGGCGCGCATCGAAGGGCCCGTGAGCGGTAACGTGCTCTTGCGGCGCGCCCAATACGCCGCCTCCGAGACGCCTGCCGACATCGTCCGCGCCCTCCTTTTGGGCAAGATCGCGAACCAACGCACTGTCTTGATGCGAGGTTTGCGCGACCATAGCACCGGACTGAACGAAGAAGCGCGTCAGGCACTTGAAAGCGCGGTCGCGCGACTTGCTCAGATCTTGCGACGGGTCGAACTTGGCGGAGGTGACGCAGAAGCGCTGCGCGGCGCCGAAGGCGAGGCCGCAGCGCTCTATTTCACCGTCTTCGACCATCTGATCCGCGTTGAAGACGGTAACATGCGTTTTCGCGGCCGTTCGCGTCGCCCGCCGCTCGATCCCGTCAACGCGCTCCTCTCCTTCCTCTACACGCTTTTGACGCATGATTGCCGTGGTGCGGCGGAAGCCGTCGGACTCGATCCAGCCGTGGGCTTCTTGCACCGCGACCGCCCTGGACGTCCGAGCCTTGCGCTCGACCTGATGGAGGAGTTGCGCCCCGTACTGGCCGACCGGCTGGCGTTGTCGTTGATCAATCGCAGGCAGCTTGCTGCCGACGATTTCGAGACACGCGAGGGCGGCGCGGTGATCATGCGTGACGAGGCTCGCCGCACCGTTCTGACGGCCTGGCAGGAACGCAAGCGTGAAGAGCTTCTCCACCCCTTCCTGGGCGAAAAAGCACCGCTCGGCCTCGTCCCGTACATCCAGGCGCAGATGCTCTCGCGGCATCTTCGCGGCGACCTCGACGCCTACCCGCCCTGGTTCTGGAAATAG
- the fabF gene encoding beta-ketoacyl-ACP synthase II, which yields MNPNKRVVVTGLGVVSPLGCGVDLVWSRLIEARSGIRALPDDVVPDIPSKIGGVVPSLSDDAEGGFEPTRVVPEKDLKKMDRFIQMAMVAAEEALGQADWHPEDEGERERTGTVIGSGVGGFPAMRAAADLTTARGARRLSPFLVPSFLVNLAAGQVSIRHHFRGPIGAPVTACAASVQAIGDAARLIRDGEADVILAGGAEACIDRVSLGGFAAARALSTHFNETPEKASRPFDRDHDGFVMGEGAAMLVLETLEHAEARGATPIAEVLGYGTTADAYHLTAGPEDGAGNRRAMAIALRQAGIEPSAVGYLNAHATSTPVGDAGELAGVRSVFGDHKVAISSTKSATGHLLGAAGGLEAVFTILALRDGILPPTLNLENPMEGAEGLDLIGPEAREQKVDVAMSNGFGFGGVNASVVLKRWN from the coding sequence ATGAACCCGAACAAGCGTGTGGTCGTGACTGGACTCGGCGTCGTCTCGCCGCTCGGCTGCGGTGTGGACCTCGTCTGGAGCCGGTTGATCGAAGCCCGCTCCGGCATCCGCGCACTCCCCGACGATGTCGTCCCCGATATCCCGTCCAAGATCGGCGGTGTCGTTCCCTCCCTTTCCGATGATGCGGAAGGCGGCTTCGAGCCCACGCGCGTGGTGCCGGAGAAAGACCTCAAGAAGATGGACCGCTTCATCCAGATGGCGATGGTGGCGGCGGAAGAGGCCCTCGGGCAGGCCGACTGGCATCCCGAGGATGAAGGAGAGCGCGAGCGCACCGGTACGGTGATCGGTTCGGGCGTCGGCGGCTTTCCGGCAATGCGGGCGGCCGCAGACCTGACCACGGCCCGCGGTGCGCGGCGTCTGTCGCCTTTTCTCGTTCCGTCGTTCCTGGTCAACTTGGCTGCGGGTCAGGTCTCTATCCGGCACCATTTTCGCGGGCCGATCGGCGCGCCCGTCACGGCCTGCGCGGCCAGCGTGCAGGCGATCGGCGATGCGGCGCGGCTGATCCGGGACGGCGAGGCGGATGTGATTCTGGCGGGCGGCGCGGAGGCCTGCATCGACCGCGTCAGCCTTGGCGGGTTTGCGGCGGCACGGGCGCTTTCCACGCATTTCAACGAGACGCCCGAAAAGGCCTCACGGCCGTTCGATCGCGATCACGACGGCTTCGTGATGGGCGAGGGCGCGGCCATGCTGGTGCTGGAGACCCTGGAACATGCCGAAGCGCGCGGCGCGACGCCGATCGCGGAAGTCCTCGGATATGGGACCACTGCCGACGCCTATCATCTGACGGCTGGCCCGGAAGATGGGGCCGGTAACCGCCGCGCCATGGCCATCGCGCTTCGGCAGGCCGGTATTGAACCTTCTGCCGTCGGCTATCTCAACGCGCACGCGACGTCGACGCCTGTTGGCGACGCCGGTGAGCTTGCCGGTGTCAGGTCCGTCTTCGGCGACCACAAGGTTGCGATTTCGTCGACCAAATCGGCGACAGGCCATCTTCTCGGCGCGGCCGGCGGATTGGAGGCGGTCTTTACCATTCTGGCGTTGCGCGACGGCATTCTGCCGCCGACCCTCAACCTGGAAAATCCGATGGAAGGCGCAGAGGGCCTCGATCTCATCGGGCCTGAAGCCCGCGAGCAGAAGGTCGATGTCGCCATGTCGAACGGCTTCGGCTTTGGCGGCGTGAACGCCAGCGTCGTTCTGAAGCGCTGGAACTGA
- a CDS encoding DUF192 domain-containing protein, which yields MAVRLLSFFVSLVLLAAGAAAQGATEPLTIESAKGSHTFNVELALTQQERSRGLMYRREVPRGTGMLFDFGSDRPITMWMKNTYVPLDMVFIGSDHKVQSIAKETTPLSETTIASERPVRFVLEVAGGTADRLHIRPGDRVSGQAIERN from the coding sequence ATGGCAGTCCGGCTGCTCTCTTTCTTCGTCAGTCTCGTTCTGTTGGCGGCAGGCGCCGCGGCCCAAGGGGCGACCGAGCCGCTCACCATCGAGAGCGCCAAGGGTTCGCATACCTTCAATGTGGAGCTTGCTCTCACCCAACAGGAGCGGTCGCGCGGTCTCATGTACCGCCGTGAGGTGCCGCGCGGGACCGGCATGCTCTTCGATTTCGGCTCCGACCGCCCGATCACCATGTGGATGAAAAACACCTACGTGCCTCTCGACATGGTGTTCATCGGCTCCGACCATAAAGTGCAGAGCATCGCCAAGGAGACGACGCCCCTGTCTGAAACGACGATCGCCTCTGAGCGGCCGGTGCGTTTCGTGCTCGAAGTGGCCGGTGGGACGGCGGACCGGCTTCATATCCGGCCGGGCGATCGGGTTTCGGGACAAGCGATCGAGCGAAACTGA
- the cas4 gene encoding CRISPR-associated protein Cas4 translates to MAAADLLGREAPAEGAEPIPLSALQHAVYCLRQAALIHLERMWAENRFTVEGDILHIATDRPGQRRVRGVRRVSSLPIASTRLGLAGVADMVEFLKTEDGREIPLPVEYKRGKPKPHRADEVQLCAQGLCLEEMFGRPVPEGALFYGETRRRVAVTFDTGLRALTEETAAKLRAVFSKHVTPAPTPHKSRCRACSLSELCRPKAVARSAGAWTQQRLADLLAETPGDTG, encoded by the coding sequence ATGGCGGCGGCGGATCTTCTCGGTAGAGAAGCCCCTGCAGAGGGCGCCGAGCCCATTCCCCTCTCCGCCCTTCAGCACGCCGTCTACTGCCTGCGCCAGGCGGCGCTCATCCATCTGGAGCGGATGTGGGCGGAAAACCGCTTCACGGTCGAGGGCGACATCCTCCACATCGCCACCGACCGGCCCGGCCAGCGGCGAGTGCGCGGCGTGCGCCGGGTCTCTTCCCTCCCCATCGCGAGCACGCGTCTCGGCCTCGCTGGCGTCGCCGACATGGTGGAATTCCTGAAGACGGAGGACGGGCGGGAGATCCCGCTTCCCGTCGAATACAAGCGCGGCAAGCCGAAACCGCATCGTGCCGACGAGGTGCAGCTCTGCGCCCAGGGCTTGTGCCTGGAAGAGATGTTCGGACGGCCCGTGCCGGAAGGCGCGCTCTTCTACGGCGAGACGCGTCGACGTGTCGCCGTCACTTTCGACACCGGCCTGCGCGCTTTGACCGAAGAGACCGCCGCCAAACTCCGCGCCGTCTTTTCGAAGCACGTGACCCCCGCTCCCACGCCTCACAAGAGCCGGTGTCGGGCGTGCTCGCTCTCCGAGCTCTGCCGTCCGAAGGCGGTGGCCCGCTCCGCCGGCGCCTGGACACAGCAGAGGCTCGCTGACCTCCTTGCGGAGACGCCGGGGGACACCGGGTGA
- the cas2 gene encoding CRISPR-associated endonuclease Cas2, giving the protein MLVLVTYDVRTSDPGGARRLRRIAKACRDFGQRVQFSVFEIEVDPAQWTKLKARLEGIIDPAADSLRYYYLGAKGQRRVEHVGAKPASDLEGPLIV; this is encoded by the coding sequence ATGCTGGTTCTCGTAACCTATGACGTGAGAACGAGTGACCCGGGCGGTGCCAGGCGGCTCCGACGCATCGCCAAGGCTTGCCGCGATTTCGGCCAGCGCGTGCAATTCTCGGTCTTCGAGATTGAGGTCGACCCGGCCCAATGGACGAAACTGAAGGCGCGGCTGGAAGGCATTATCGATCCGGCAGCCGACAGCTTGCGCTATTATTATCTCGGCGCAAAAGGGCAACGCCGCGTCGAGCATGTTGGCGCCAAGCCAGCATCCGATCTAGAAGGCCCCCTGATCGTATGA
- a CDS encoding ABC transporter permease yields the protein MTTRSAFEPNAPTPGAGASWRERLWPRGGSGAGENLRLLALIILAYIVIVTIQSPDFLSLASLFDLIRTGSALTIVALGVLVVMVTGGIDVSFLANAILSAWIATALSNALGIDSLAFALTVAIGIGTFVGLVNGLIIYLFSLPTLITTLAMQGVLQGVLMVFLGARPITAGFMPSSLRDFGTAVLFEIPAGPGFTGLSVFAIPLVIVIALTWYLLNRTPIGRASYALGSNPLGAVRSGVEVLKINLVVYGYAGALAGLTGLMMVSEIRLVNPVSLVGNELIVLAAVVIGGAKLTGGTGSVGGVVLGMALITLLSNTLVTLGLSASWNRFFIGAAMVAIAAISHYRAKQRNLKLLNFQDV from the coding sequence ATGACGACGAGGTCCGCCTTTGAGCCAAATGCGCCAACGCCAGGTGCAGGCGCATCCTGGCGCGAGCGGCTATGGCCTCGCGGCGGGAGCGGAGCTGGTGAAAACCTGCGGCTCCTGGCCCTGATTATCCTTGCCTACATCGTCATCGTGACGATTCAGTCACCGGATTTCCTGTCGCTCGCATCTCTGTTCGATCTGATCCGCACAGGCTCCGCGCTCACCATCGTCGCGCTCGGGGTCCTCGTCGTCATGGTCACCGGCGGCATCGATGTGTCGTTCCTGGCAAACGCTATTTTGTCGGCCTGGATCGCCACGGCGTTATCGAATGCGCTCGGGATCGACAGCCTCGCCTTCGCCCTCACGGTCGCGATTGGCATCGGCACCTTCGTCGGCCTCGTCAACGGCCTGATCATCTATCTATTCTCGCTGCCCACCTTGATCACGACCCTTGCGATGCAGGGGGTTCTGCAAGGCGTGCTCATGGTCTTTCTCGGTGCACGGCCGATCACGGCGGGCTTCATGCCCTCCTCGCTGCGCGATTTCGGCACCGCCGTCCTGTTTGAAATCCCGGCCGGCCCCGGCTTCACCGGGCTTTCGGTCTTCGCAATTCCCCTCGTGATCGTGATCGCCCTGACCTGGTATCTTCTCAACCGGACGCCGATCGGACGGGCGAGTTATGCGCTCGGCTCCAACCCTCTCGGCGCCGTGCGCTCCGGCGTCGAAGTCTTGAAGATCAACCTCGTCGTCTACGGCTATGCCGGCGCGCTCGCAGGCCTCACCGGCTTGATGATGGTGTCGGAAATCCGCCTCGTGAACCCGGTCTCGCTCGTCGGCAACGAGCTCATCGTGCTTGCGGCGGTCGTCATCGGAGGCGCGAAGCTGACAGGCGGCACAGGCTCCGTCGGTGGCGTCGTTCTCGGCATGGCGCTGATCACGCTCTTGAGCAACACGCTGGTGACGCTTGGGCTGTCCGCCTCGTGGAATCGCTTCTTCATTGGCGCGGCCATGGTGGCCATCGCTGCGATCTCTCACTACCGGGCGAAGCAGCGCAATCTGAAGCTCCTCAACTTCCAGGATGTGTGA
- a CDS encoding cold-shock protein — translation MGFKPQADVREDAVRDEAASEVIEVSGHIKWFDVAKGYGFIVPDNGMPDVLLHVTCLRRDGFQAAYEGARVVCEVLPGAKGLQAMRVLAMDESEAPHPSTLPPTSQRSTVTPTSPLVTATVKWFNRLKGYGFVTEGDDAPDIFVHMETLRRFGMAELRPGQLVLVRYGEGEKGLMAAEIRPHSGGHIPVSH, via the coding sequence ATGGGCTTCAAGCCGCAAGCGGATGTCCGCGAAGACGCTGTTCGCGACGAGGCCGCGTCTGAGGTGATCGAAGTTTCGGGCCATATCAAATGGTTCGATGTCGCCAAGGGGTACGGCTTCATCGTGCCCGACAACGGCATGCCGGACGTCTTGTTGCATGTCACATGTCTCAGGCGGGACGGTTTTCAGGCCGCCTATGAAGGCGCCCGCGTGGTGTGCGAGGTGCTGCCGGGCGCAAAGGGACTGCAGGCGATGCGCGTCCTTGCGATGGACGAAAGCGAGGCGCCACACCCGTCCACATTGCCACCGACGAGCCAGCGCAGCACGGTCACGCCGACGAGCCCGCTCGTGACGGCAACGGTCAAATGGTTCAACCGTCTGAAGGGTTACGGCTTCGTCACGGAAGGCGATGACGCTCCCGACATTTTCGTCCACATGGAAACCTTGCGGCGCTTCGGAATGGCCGAGCTTCGCCCGGGTCAGCTTGTGCTCGTGCGCTACGGCGAGGGCGAAAAGGGCCTGATGGCCGCCGAGATCCGGCCACATTCGGGCGGCCATATTCCCGTGTCCCACTGA